One Falco naumanni isolate bFalNau1 chromosome 13, bFalNau1.pat, whole genome shotgun sequence DNA segment encodes these proteins:
- the TRIM59 gene encoding tripartite motif-containing protein 59 yields MHHFEEELTCSICYSIFEDPRVLPCSHTFCRNCLEGVIQLSSNLAIWRALRVPLKCPNCRSVVEIPAGGTESLPVNFALKAIIEKYQQEDRSDVATCSEHCRQPLNVYCLLDRKLVCGHCLTIGKHNGHPIDDLQSAYIKEKETCGKLLEQLTDKHWTDVCLLIEKLKEQKSQCESVVQDDKKIVVQYFKKLCDTLEHKKQALLTALDEINARIVEEYEPVIENLKKIREEQLELMWLHTAIKKEESPLIFLEKVNDMHQRIKALKQKQLPDVKPMEIYPRMGHLLRDVWSTVELSQINKTLTPKIKLIPKRKLRSRGGKEGRVSKKLLQAVNPLAVLLLFVTVVTVLSFYKPLSSVVMEATSACISEFWLLIYQDFSAHLQSTVDVLFHTCNSLMEFLGRIVSL; encoded by the coding sequence ATGCATCACTTTGAGGAAGAATTAACGTGTTCCATTTGCTACAGCATATTTGAAGATCCACGTGTTCTGCCCTGTTCCCACACGTTTTGTAGGAATTGTCTGGAAGGCGTTATCCAGCTATCGAGCAACTTGGCCATTTGGAGAGCCCTGAGAGTTCCTCTGAAGTGTCCCAACTGCAGGAGTGTCGTTGAAATCCCTGCCGGTGGTACCGAGTCGTTGCCTGTCAACTTTGCGTTGAAAGCTATTATTGAGAAATACCAGCAGGAAGATCGCTCTGACGTTGCGACCTGCAGCGAACACTGCCGGCAGCCGCTGAACGTTTACTGTCTTTTGGATCGAAAGCTGGTGTGTGGGCATTGCCTTACGATAGGGAAGCACAACGGTCACCCGATAGATGACCTTCAGAGTGCttacataaaagaaaaggagacttGCGGAAAACTTCTCGAGCAGCTAACCGATAAACACTGGACTGATGTGTGTTTGCTTatagaaaagctgaaagaacagaagtCCCAGTGTGAAAGCGTTGTCCAGGATGATAAAAAAATAGTAGTgcagtattttaagaaactttGCGATACCTTGGAGCACAAAAAACAAGCTCTGCTGACTGCACTGGATGAGATCAACGCACGCATTGTGGAAGAATATGAGCCGGTCATTgagaacttgaaaaaaataagggaagaaCAGCTCGAGTTAATGTGGCTGCATacagctattaaaaaagaagagtcCCCgcttatttttcttgaaaaggtGAATGATATGCATCAACGTATAAAAGCTTTGAAACAGAAGCAACTGCCGGATGTTAAACCTATGGAGATTTATCCAAGGATGGGGCATCTCTTGAGGGATGTGTGGTCTACAGTCGAGCTCAGTCAGATCAACAAGACCCTCactccaaaaataaaactgattccAAAAAGGAAGTTACGCAGCagaggtgggaaggaaggaagagtgTCTAAAAAACTCCTTCAGGCTGTAAATCCTTTAGCagtcctgctgctttttgtaaCGGTGGTAACGGTGCTTTCGTTTTACAAACCGCTGTCATCAGTTGTAATGGAAGCTACTTCTGCTTGTATCTCAGAATTCTGGCTGCTCATTTATCAAGATTTCAGTGCCCATTTGCAGAGTACAGTGGATGTGCTGTTCCATACATGTAATTCACTGATGGAGTTTTTAGGGAGAATTGTTTCTCTTTGA